In Spiroplasma citri, one genomic interval encodes:
- a CDS encoding HK97 gp10 family phage protein has product MKKSNSVVDIFDFVADSIQQYTYDIQEQIKAEIKNVGEKILAEIKITCPISNKHLTKRRHLKDYFVFKIKLTKDKIIGVIYATKQYQIIHLLEYGYINHWNNEKINPRPFLRNAYNKYIDEYIKKIETILKY; this is encoded by the coding sequence ATGAAAAAAAGTAATTCAGTAGTTGATATATTTGATTTTGTTGCAGACTCAATCCAACAATATACTTATGATATCCAAGAACAAATAAAAGCAGAAATTAAAAATGTAGGTGAAAAAATATTGGCAGAAATTAAAATTACTTGCCCTATTAGCAATAAACATTTAACAAAAAGAAGACATTTAAAAGATTATTTTGTTTTTAAAATAAAATTAACCAAAGATAAAATAATTGGTGTAATTTATGCCACTAAACAATATCAAATAATCCACTTATTAGAATATGGATATATTAATCATTGAAATAATGAAAAAATTAATCCTCGCCCATTTTTACGAAATGCTTATAATAAGTATATTGATGAATATATTAAAAAAATAGAAACTATTTTAAAATATTAG
- a CDS encoding major tail protein encodes MNKNIIEFGLENVHYAKLKYNQTTNKTEYAIPQKILGAVNLSLNVSENTNTFYADNKPYYISHSFQGYSGSLTIAKPSDDFEQEILGIEKDKNGNYIEKSTSLKSEIALGFEIKGDLEEKRIWLLRVNLKRPNQTHNTQTENVNPDTYTFELNALPRIEDNVIKIKTTKKANENNYNNYFSQVPKLEKEEKNENE; translated from the coding sequence ATGAATAAAAACATTATTGAATTTGGACTAGAAAATGTTCATTATGCAAAATTAAAATACAATCAAACAACAAACAAAACAGAATATGCAATCCCACAAAAAATATTAGGAGCAGTAAATTTAAGTTTAAATGTTAGTGAAAACACTAATACCTTTTATGCTGATAATAAACCATACTATATTTCACATTCTTTTCAAGGCTATAGTGGTAGTTTAACAATAGCAAAACCATCTGATGATTTTGAACAAGAAATTTTAGGAATTGAAAAAGATAAAAATGGAAATTATATTGAAAAATCAACTAGTTTAAAGAGTGAAATTGCTTTGGGGTTTGAAATCAAGGGTGATTTAGAAGAAAAAAGAATTTGGCTTTTAAGAGTTAATTTAAAACGCCCCAACCAAACTCATAATACTCAAACCGAAAATGTAAACCCAGATACTTATACTTTTGAATTAAACGCCTTACCACGAATTGAAGATAATGTTATTAAAATTAAAACAACAAAAAAAGCTAATGAAAATAATTATAATAACTACTTTTCTCAAGTTCCAAAATTAGAAAAAGAAGAAAAAAACGAAAATGAATAG